A genomic segment from Pseudomonas mendocina encodes:
- the zwf gene encoding glucose-6-phosphate dehydrogenase: protein MLVFGGTGDLALHKLLPALYHLHREGRLHADVRILALARSSHTREAYQALAERHCRAQIARADFTNEAWASFAARLDYFAMDAAQSADFGRLAKRLGRDEQRVRVYYLATAPSLFEDIAAHLANAGLAGPAARIVLEKPIGHSLESARAINAAIGAVFDEARVFRIDHYLGKETVQNLMALRFANALFEPVWRAGHIDHVQISVCETLGVENRGGYYDKAGAMRDMIQNHLLQLLCLVAMEAPVRFDAEAVRNEKVKILEALKPISGLDVQDKTVRGQYTAGKIGGHDVPAYYFEKNVDNDSDTETFVAVQVEIDNWRWAGVPFYLRTGKRLAKKTSEILIQFKPVPHRLFNDGEANQLLIRLQPEERISLQLMAKNPGKGMHLKPVELDLNLANAFNQQRRWDAYERLLLDVIDGDSTLFMRRDEVEAAWKWVDPILQGWHQHYQSPRPYPAGSDGPEQLQHLLERHGRHWA, encoded by the coding sequence ATGCTGGTCTTCGGTGGCACGGGCGATCTGGCCCTGCACAAGCTGCTGCCGGCGCTCTATCACCTGCACCGCGAAGGGCGCCTGCACGCCGATGTGCGCATCCTTGCCCTGGCCCGCAGCAGTCACACCCGCGAGGCCTACCAGGCCCTGGCCGAGCGCCACTGCCGTGCCCAGATCGCCCGTGCCGACTTCACCAACGAGGCCTGGGCGAGCTTCGCCGCACGCCTCGACTACTTCGCCATGGACGCCGCGCAGAGCGCCGATTTCGGCCGCCTGGCCAAGCGCCTGGGACGTGACGAGCAGCGCGTGCGGGTGTACTACCTGGCCACCGCACCGAGCCTGTTCGAAGACATCGCTGCGCACCTGGCTAACGCCGGCCTGGCTGGCCCGGCGGCGCGCATCGTGCTGGAAAAACCCATCGGCCACTCGCTGGAGTCGGCCCGTGCGATCAACGCTGCCATCGGCGCCGTGTTCGACGAGGCACGGGTATTCCGCATTGATCACTACCTGGGCAAGGAAACCGTGCAGAACCTGATGGCGCTGCGCTTCGCCAACGCCCTGTTCGAGCCGGTCTGGCGTGCCGGGCATATCGATCACGTGCAAATCAGCGTGTGCGAAACCCTGGGCGTGGAAAACCGCGGCGGCTACTACGACAAGGCCGGCGCCATGCGCGACATGATCCAGAACCACCTGCTGCAACTGCTCTGCCTGGTGGCCATGGAGGCGCCGGTGCGCTTCGACGCCGAAGCGGTGCGCAACGAAAAGGTGAAGATCCTCGAGGCTCTGAAACCCATCTCCGGCCTCGATGTACAGGACAAGACCGTGCGCGGTCAGTACACCGCCGGCAAGATCGGCGGCCATGACGTGCCTGCGTATTACTTCGAGAAGAACGTCGATAACGACAGCGACACCGAAACCTTCGTCGCCGTGCAGGTGGAGATCGACAACTGGCGCTGGGCCGGCGTGCCCTTCTACCTGCGCACCGGCAAGCGCCTGGCGAAGAAAACCTCGGAGATTCTCATCCAGTTCAAGCCGGTGCCGCACCGCCTGTTCAACGACGGTGAAGCCAACCAGTTGCTGATCCGCCTGCAGCCGGAGGAGCGCATCAGCCTGCAACTGATGGCCAAGAACCCCGGCAAGGGCATGCATCTGAAACCGGTGGAGCTGGACCTCAACCTGGCCAATGCCTTCAACCAGCAACGCCGCTGGGATGCCTACGAGCGCCTGCTGCTCGACGTGATCGACGGCGACTCGACGCTATTCATGCGCCGCGACGAAGTCGAGGCAGCCTGGAAATGGGTCGACCCGATCCTGCAGGGCTGGCACCAGCACTACCAGAGCCCGCGCCCCTACCCGGCCGGCAGCGATGGGCCGGAGCAACTGCAGCACCTGCTGGAGCGTCACGGACGGCACTGGGCATAG
- a CDS encoding MFS transporter encodes MLSPAPRPSSATLVLLASLYCAQGLPSGLIAHSLPVLLRQHGVDLALIGLLKLLALPWLLKVFWAPWIDRLASRRLGHHRGWILPLQSGVIVCVAALALLSPQALFGSGLWLLLGLLLLINLFASTQDVATDGLTVRLLPERWRGLGNSLQVGGYKVGMIISGSGLLLVIDPLGWNLAVGLVAGLILLMSVPIWLFPERRVLPFQPALAENALGPRLLLDHYRGLLAQPGMLLWLAVVLTFKLGDSLGSPMIKPMLVDQGWSTGALGQLTLISSLAGIGGAMLGGLLYARIGVLRSLILFGALQASGIAALALLVGQGANTGLVYAVTLFEQVADGMSTVALFAAMMRMCRPEHEGADFTLQASAQLLLSGFVGASSGVLAKALGYEGLFVVAGGVGMLVLLVVLAHARRSVA; translated from the coding sequence ATGCTGTCACCTGCACCTCGCCCGTCCAGCGCCACACTGGTGCTTTTGGCCTCGCTCTACTGTGCTCAGGGCTTGCCCTCCGGGCTGATCGCCCACTCGCTACCGGTACTGCTGCGCCAGCACGGCGTCGACCTGGCGCTGATCGGTCTGCTCAAATTGCTGGCGCTGCCCTGGTTGCTCAAGGTCTTCTGGGCTCCCTGGATCGACCGCCTGGCCTCGCGCCGATTGGGTCACCATCGTGGCTGGATTCTGCCGCTGCAGAGCGGCGTCATCGTCTGTGTCGCCGCGCTGGCGCTGCTGTCCCCGCAGGCGCTGTTTGGCTCCGGCCTGTGGTTGTTGCTTGGTTTGCTGCTGCTGATCAACCTCTTTGCCTCGACCCAGGACGTGGCCACCGATGGCCTCACCGTACGCCTGCTGCCCGAACGCTGGCGCGGCCTGGGCAACAGCCTGCAAGTGGGTGGCTACAAGGTCGGCATGATCATCAGCGGTAGCGGCCTGTTGCTGGTGATCGACCCGCTGGGTTGGAACCTGGCCGTGGGGCTGGTGGCTGGCCTGATCCTGCTGATGAGCGTGCCGATCTGGTTGTTCCCCGAGCGCCGGGTGTTGCCGTTTCAACCTGCTCTGGCTGAAAACGCTCTGGGCCCACGTCTGCTGCTCGATCACTACCGCGGCTTGTTGGCGCAACCCGGCATGCTGCTGTGGCTGGCGGTGGTGCTGACCTTCAAATTGGGCGACTCGCTCGGCTCGCCGATGATCAAGCCAATGCTGGTGGATCAGGGCTGGAGCACGGGCGCGCTTGGCCAACTGACCCTGATCAGCAGCCTGGCCGGCATTGGCGGAGCCATGCTCGGCGGCCTGCTCTATGCCCGTATCGGCGTGCTGCGTTCGCTGATCCTGTTCGGCGCCCTGCAAGCCAGCGGCATCGCCGCCCTGGCCTTGCTGGTGGGGCAGGGCGCCAACACTGGGTTGGTCTACGCCGTGACCCTGTTCGAACAAGTGGCCGACGGCATGTCCACCGTCGCCCTGTTCGCCGCGATGATGCGCATGTGCCGCCCCGAACACGAAGGCGCCGACTTCACCTTGCAAGCTTCAGCGCAACTGCTGCTGTCCGGCTTCGTCGGGGCCAGCAGCGGGGTTTTGGCCAAGGCGTTGGGTTACGAGGGGCTGTTCGTGGTGGCCGGAGGGGTGGGAATGCTGGTGTTGCTTGTGGTGCTCGCGCACGCGCGCCGGTCAGTCGCCTGA
- the znuA gene encoding zinc ABC transporter substrate-binding protein ZnuA: protein MLRLFCLFTLFFVASAQAEVRVLTSIKPLQLIAAAVQDGIGEPEVLLPPGASPHHYALRPSDVRRVRDADLLYWIGPDMEAFLPRVLGSRDKPQLAVQDLPGMTLRHFGESHEEHDHEHAHAGDDLGHDHDHRPGSLDAHLWLASDNAKVIAARMAADLAKLDAANAGRYAANLKAFEARLDALDGRIRPQLAALQGKPYFVFHEAYDYFEAAYGLKHAGVFSVLSEVQPGARHVAAMRERLQQTGPSCVFSEPPLRPRLAETLTAGLPVKLAELDALGGTLPVNASGYEQLLENLANGLSECLNSL, encoded by the coding sequence GTGTTGCGTCTTTTCTGTCTCTTTACCCTGTTTTTCGTCGCCAGCGCTCAGGCCGAGGTGCGCGTGCTGACCAGTATCAAACCGCTGCAACTGATCGCCGCGGCGGTGCAGGACGGCATCGGTGAACCTGAAGTGCTGCTGCCGCCTGGCGCTTCGCCGCACCACTATGCGTTGCGCCCGTCCGACGTACGGCGAGTGCGCGATGCCGACCTGCTGTACTGGATCGGCCCGGACATGGAGGCCTTCCTGCCCCGTGTGCTGGGCAGCCGTGACAAGCCCCAGTTGGCGGTGCAGGACCTGCCCGGCATGACCCTGCGTCATTTCGGCGAGAGTCATGAGGAACATGATCACGAGCACGCACATGCTGGCGACGACCTGGGCCACGATCATGACCATCGCCCGGGCAGCCTGGATGCTCATCTGTGGTTGGCGTCCGACAATGCCAAGGTGATCGCCGCGCGTATGGCCGCTGACCTGGCCAAGCTGGATGCTGCCAATGCCGGGCGTTACGCCGCCAACCTGAAAGCCTTCGAAGCACGCCTGGATGCGCTCGATGGCCGTATTCGCCCGCAACTGGCCGCCTTGCAAGGCAAGCCGTATTTCGTTTTCCACGAGGCCTACGACTATTTCGAGGCTGCGTACGGCCTCAAGCATGCCGGCGTATTTAGCGTGTTGAGCGAGGTACAGCCGGGCGCACGGCATGTCGCTGCCATGCGTGAGCGCCTGCAGCAGACCGGGCCGAGCTGCGTGTTCAGCGAACCGCCACTGCGCCCACGGTTGGCCGAAACCCTGACCGCCGGCCTACCGGTGAAACTGGCGGAACTGGATGCTCTGGGCGGGACCTTGCCGGTCAACGCGAGCGGTTACGAGCAACTGCTGGAAAACCTGGCAAACGGCCTCAGCGAGTGCCTGAATAGCCTGTAG
- a CDS encoding Fur family transcriptional regulator, with translation MTDTPLSARPHDHSRCVSHALAEAEAICARQGLRLTALRKRVLELVWASHKPLGAYDILGVLSDEDGRRAAPPTVYRALDFLLENGLVHRIASLNAFVGCSHPEHPHQGQFLICRACHAATELEQATISQAIVDSATGVGFIVEGQTVEVVGLCAGCKGTA, from the coding sequence ATGACCGACACGCCCCTGTCTGCACGCCCTCACGATCACTCCCGCTGCGTCAGCCATGCGCTGGCCGAAGCAGAAGCCATCTGCGCGCGCCAGGGCCTGCGCCTGACAGCTCTGCGCAAACGCGTGCTGGAACTGGTCTGGGCCAGTCACAAGCCACTCGGCGCGTATGACATCCTCGGCGTACTGAGCGACGAAGACGGCCGCCGCGCCGCGCCGCCCACGGTGTACCGCGCACTGGATTTCCTGCTGGAAAACGGCCTGGTACACCGCATCGCATCACTTAACGCCTTCGTCGGCTGCAGCCATCCCGAGCACCCGCATCAGGGCCAGTTCCTGATCTGCCGAGCGTGCCATGCGGCAACCGAACTGGAACAAGCCACCATCAGTCAGGCCATCGTCGACAGTGCAACCGGCGTCGGCTTTATCGTTGAAGGCCAGACCGTGGAAGTCGTCGGCCTGTGCGCAGGCTGCAAGGGCACGGCATGA
- the znuC gene encoding zinc ABC transporter ATP-binding protein ZnuC codes for MSDALIRLDGVAVSFNGQPVLDNVQLSVKPGEIVTLIGPNGAGKTTLVRVVLGLLQPERGSVRRTPRLRIGYMPQKLHVDATLPLSVLRFLRLVPGVDRQRALAALAEVGAEQVIDSPLQSISGGEMQRVLLARALLREPQLLVLDEPVQGVDVAGQAELYRLISRLRERHGCGVLMVSHDLHLVMSATDQVVCLNRHVCCSGHPEQVSGDPAFIELFGQDAKSLAVYHHHHDHDHDLHGGVVKPGLTIHGPAHVHGPNCKH; via the coding sequence ATGAGCGACGCGCTGATCCGCCTCGACGGCGTCGCTGTCAGCTTCAACGGCCAGCCGGTGCTGGATAACGTGCAGCTCAGCGTAAAGCCCGGCGAGATCGTCACCCTGATCGGCCCCAACGGCGCCGGCAAGACCACTCTGGTGCGCGTGGTACTCGGCCTGCTGCAGCCCGAGCGTGGCAGCGTGCGCCGCACGCCGCGCCTGCGCATTGGCTACATGCCGCAAAAGCTCCATGTCGACGCCACCCTGCCGCTGTCGGTGCTGCGCTTTTTGCGCCTGGTGCCGGGTGTGGATCGCCAGCGCGCGCTGGCGGCACTGGCTGAAGTCGGCGCCGAACAGGTGATCGACAGCCCGCTACAGAGCATTTCCGGTGGCGAGATGCAGCGCGTGCTGCTAGCCCGCGCCCTGCTGCGCGAGCCACAACTGCTGGTGCTCGACGAGCCGGTGCAGGGCGTCGACGTCGCCGGCCAGGCCGAGCTGTACCGGCTGATCTCGCGTCTGCGCGAGCGTCACGGCTGCGGCGTGCTGATGGTCTCGCACGACCTGCACCTGGTGATGAGCGCCACCGACCAGGTGGTCTGCCTCAACCGCCATGTCTGCTGCTCCGGCCACCCGGAGCAGGTCAGCGGCGACCCAGCCTTCATCGAGCTGTTCGGCCAGGACGCCAAGAGCCTCGCCGTTTATCACCACCATCACGACCACGATCACGACCTGCATGGCGGCGTGGTCAAGCCAGGCCTGACCATTCACGGTCCGGCCCACGTCCACGGCCCGAACTGTAAACACTGA
- the znuB gene encoding zinc ABC transporter permease subunit ZnuB yields MPDFLLNALLAGLALALVAGPLGSFVVWRRMAYFGDTLSHAALLGVALGLLLDVSPTLTVTVGCVLLAVLLVTLQQRQPLASDTLLGILAHSTLSLGLVALSFMHDVRIDLMSYLFGDLLAVSTTDLAWIIGGSALVLALLAWLWRPLLAITVHEELARVEGLPVAAIRLALMLLIAVVIAVAMKIVGVLLITSLLIIPAAAAQRHARTPEQMAVGASLLGLLAVCCGLALSWYQDTPAGPSIVVSAAALFLASFALPKRNT; encoded by the coding sequence ATGCCTGACTTTCTCCTCAACGCCCTGCTCGCCGGCCTGGCGCTGGCCTTGGTAGCCGGCCCGCTCGGTTCCTTCGTGGTCTGGCGGCGCATGGCCTATTTTGGCGACACGCTGTCCCATGCCGCCCTGCTCGGCGTGGCGCTGGGCCTGCTGCTCGACGTCAGCCCGACCCTCACCGTGACGGTCGGCTGCGTACTGCTGGCCGTGCTGCTGGTGACCCTGCAGCAACGCCAGCCGCTGGCCTCCGACACCCTGCTCGGCATCCTCGCCCACAGCACGTTGTCGCTGGGCCTGGTGGCGTTGAGCTTCATGCATGACGTGCGCATCGATCTGATGAGCTACCTGTTCGGCGATCTGCTCGCGGTCAGCACCACCGACCTGGCCTGGATCATCGGCGGTAGTGCGCTGGTGCTGGCGCTGCTGGCCTGGCTGTGGCGGCCACTGCTGGCAATCACCGTGCACGAGGAACTGGCGCGGGTCGAAGGCCTGCCGGTCGCGGCGATCCGCCTGGCGCTGATGCTGCTGATCGCCGTGGTAATCGCCGTGGCAATGAAGATCGTCGGCGTGCTGCTGATCACTTCCCTGCTGATCATTCCCGCTGCTGCCGCTCAGCGTCACGCACGCACGCCGGAGCAGATGGCCGTGGGCGCCAGCCTGCTCGGCCTGCTGGCGGTGTGCTGCGGCCTGGCGCTGTCCTGGTACCAGGACACGCCGGCCGGGCCGTCCATCGTGGTCAGTGCCGCGGCGCTGTTCCTGGCCAGCTTCGCATTGCCCAAGCGCAACACTTGA
- a CDS encoding PA5502 family lipoprotein has product MKSFAFRGLPLLLVLLLVGCQSSQQQSLPPVDDLVIAFRELDLSLAEERLDDARSQLSALQQRASRDTRLEQYQRQLAEAYMEQGQEALQQGDLDRAAQALGQARSLMPQAPALSHDLNQAIDSARAARQTAAEQQAREAAAKLDAERQEQLRQQRLASERQAKVAASAAPANLAKPVVESTPSARLIDPSAATSVVALPMLDSQDNQQLRRLLDSVAADVVTFRCAVRIEVREAKDYPWVAALLSARIKKLDPSFRPQLSQTIAPQQVPRLLLSPQRH; this is encoded by the coding sequence ATGAAGTCGTTCGCTTTTCGTGGTCTTCCTCTTTTACTGGTTCTGCTGCTGGTCGGTTGCCAGAGCAGCCAGCAGCAGAGTCTCCCGCCGGTCGATGATCTGGTCATCGCCTTCCGCGAGCTCGACCTGAGCCTGGCCGAAGAGCGGCTCGACGACGCGCGTAGCCAGCTCAGCGCACTGCAGCAACGCGCCAGCCGCGACACACGCCTGGAGCAATACCAGCGCCAGTTGGCCGAGGCCTATATGGAGCAAGGCCAGGAAGCGCTGCAGCAGGGTGATCTGGATCGCGCCGCGCAGGCGCTGGGTCAGGCCCGCAGCCTGATGCCACAGGCACCGGCCTTGAGCCACGACCTCAACCAGGCCATCGATAGCGCCCGCGCCGCCCGGCAAACGGCAGCCGAACAGCAGGCACGCGAGGCGGCCGCCAAGCTCGACGCCGAACGCCAGGAGCAACTGCGCCAGCAGCGCCTGGCCAGTGAGCGGCAGGCCAAGGTGGCGGCCTCTGCGGCCCCGGCAAACCTGGCCAAGCCAGTGGTCGAGAGCACGCCCAGCGCCCGACTGATCGACCCGAGCGCCGCCACCAGCGTCGTGGCATTGCCTATGCTGGACAGCCAGGACAACCAGCAACTGCGCCGTCTGCTCGACAGCGTGGCCGCGGACGTCGTGACCTTTCGCTGCGCCGTGCGCATCGAAGTACGCGAGGCCAAGGACTACCCCTGGGTCGCGGCACTGCTCTCGGCACGTATCAAGAAGCTCGACCCGAGCTTCCGTCCGCAGCTAAGCCAGACGATCGCGCCACAGCAGGTACCGCGCCTGCTGTTGAGCCCGCAGCGTCATTGA
- a CDS encoding methionine ABC transporter ATP-binding protein — translation MIQFQSVHKAYRVAGREIPALQPTTLQIGSGQVFGIIGHSGAGKSTLLRLINRLEEPSGGRIEIDGVDVTALDANGLRRFRQQVGMIFQHFNLLSSKTVADNIAMPLRLAGELSGAEIYARVSELLTRVGLQDHANKYPAQLSGGQKQRVGIARALSTRPKILLCDEATSALDPQTTTAVLQLLAEINRELGLTIVLITHEMDVIRRVCDRVAVMDAGVIVEQGPVAEVFLHPQHPTTRRFVQESEHVDEAEQHDDFAHVPGRILRLTFQGEATYAPLLGTVARETGVDYSILAGRIDRIKDTPYGQLTLALTGGDIDAALARFGAADVHLEVLR, via the coding sequence GTGATCCAGTTTCAATCCGTCCACAAGGCCTACCGTGTCGCGGGCCGCGAGATTCCGGCACTGCAGCCCACCACGCTGCAGATCGGCAGCGGCCAGGTGTTCGGCATCATCGGTCATTCCGGCGCAGGCAAGAGCACCCTGCTGCGCCTGATCAACCGCCTGGAGGAACCCTCCGGCGGACGCATCGAGATCGATGGCGTCGACGTCACGGCCCTCGATGCCAATGGCCTGCGCCGCTTCCGCCAGCAGGTCGGGATGATCTTCCAGCACTTCAACCTGCTGTCGTCGAAGACCGTCGCCGACAACATCGCCATGCCGCTGCGCCTGGCCGGCGAACTGAGCGGCGCCGAGATTTACGCCCGCGTCTCTGAACTGCTGACCCGTGTCGGCCTGCAGGATCATGCCAACAAGTACCCGGCGCAGCTTTCTGGCGGCCAGAAACAACGCGTCGGCATCGCCCGTGCGCTGAGCACACGACCGAAGATCCTGCTGTGCGACGAGGCCACCAGCGCCCTCGATCCGCAGACCACCACCGCCGTGCTGCAGCTGCTGGCCGAGATCAACCGCGAACTGGGCCTGACCATCGTGCTGATCACCCACGAGATGGACGTGATCCGCCGCGTCTGTGACCGCGTGGCGGTGATGGATGCCGGCGTGATCGTCGAGCAGGGCCCGGTAGCCGAGGTGTTCCTGCACCCGCAGCACCCGACCACGCGGCGCTTCGTGCAGGAGTCCGAACATGTCGACGAGGCCGAGCAACATGACGACTTCGCCCACGTTCCGGGGCGCATCCTGCGCCTGACTTTCCAGGGCGAAGCCACCTACGCGCCGCTGCTAGGTACCGTGGCGCGCGAGACCGGGGTGGATTACAGCATCCTCGCCGGGCGCATCGACCGTATCAAGGACACCCCCTACGGCCAGCTCACCCTGGCCTTGACCGGTGGCGACATCGACGCCGCGCTGGCGCGCTTCGGCGCCGCCGACGTGCATCTGGAGGTACTGCGCTGA
- a CDS encoding methionine ABC transporter permease: MLEQLLPNVFWPEIWEASLDTLLMLFGSMVIIVLLGLPLGVLLFLTSPNQIFEREKLYNTLSLLVNILRSMPFVILLILMLPVTAFLVGDSLGVKGTIPPLIVGATPFFARLVESALREVERGIIEATQAMGATTWQIITRALLPEALPGLLAATTVTAITLVGYTAMSGLVGGGGLGDLAVRYGYHRYQLDVMAVTVILLLILVQALQMIGDRLVVHFSRK, from the coding sequence ATGCTCGAACAACTGCTGCCCAACGTCTTCTGGCCGGAAATCTGGGAGGCCAGCCTTGACACGCTGCTCATGCTTTTCGGCTCAATGGTGATTATCGTTCTGCTCGGTTTGCCACTCGGCGTACTGCTGTTTCTGACCAGCCCGAACCAGATCTTCGAGCGTGAGAAGCTGTACAACACGCTGTCGCTGCTGGTGAACATCCTGCGTTCGATGCCCTTCGTCATCCTGTTGATCCTGATGCTGCCCGTCACCGCGTTCCTGGTTGGTGACTCCTTGGGCGTGAAAGGCACCATCCCTCCCCTGATCGTCGGGGCAACGCCGTTCTTCGCCCGCCTGGTGGAAAGCGCCTTGCGTGAAGTGGAACGCGGCATCATCGAGGCAACTCAGGCGATGGGCGCCACCACCTGGCAGATCATCACCCGCGCGCTGCTGCCTGAAGCACTGCCTGGCCTGCTCGCGGCTACCACCGTTACCGCGATTACCCTGGTGGGTTATACCGCCATGAGCGGCCTGGTCGGCGGCGGCGGTCTCGGTGACCTGGCGGTGCGCTACGGCTACCACCGCTATCAGCTGGACGTGATGGCCGTGACCGTGATCCTGCTGCTGATTCTGGTTCAGGCGCTGCAGATGATCGGTGACCGGCTGGTTGTGCATTTTTCCCGTAAATGA
- a CDS encoding MetQ/NlpA family ABC transporter substrate-binding protein, whose protein sequence is MKKLLTAIAACAAFSAQAETLSVAATPVPHAEILEFVKPALAKEGVELKVRVFTDYVQPNLQVQQKNLDANFFQHQPYLDEFNASRKTDLVNVAGVHVEPFGAYSSKIKDLNELPQGATVAIPNDATNGGRALLLLQKAGVIKLKPEAGILATPKDIVENPKGIKVRELEAATLPRVLSQVDLALINTNYALEAKLNPTKDALAIEGSDSPYVNILVTRADNKDSDAVQKLVKALHSAEVKQFIEEKYQGAVVPAF, encoded by the coding sequence ATGAAGAAGCTGCTGACTGCCATCGCCGCTTGCGCGGCCTTCTCGGCCCAGGCCGAAACCCTCAGCGTCGCTGCCACTCCGGTACCGCACGCGGAGATCCTCGAGTTCGTCAAACCGGCGCTGGCCAAAGAAGGCGTGGAGCTGAAGGTGCGTGTGTTCACCGACTACGTGCAGCCCAACCTGCAGGTACAGCAGAAGAACCTCGATGCCAACTTCTTCCAGCACCAGCCGTACCTGGACGAATTCAATGCCAGCCGCAAGACCGATCTGGTCAACGTTGCCGGCGTACACGTCGAGCCCTTCGGCGCCTACTCCAGCAAGATCAAGGACCTGAACGAGCTGCCGCAAGGCGCCACCGTGGCCATCCCCAACGACGCCACCAACGGAGGCCGCGCCCTGCTGCTGCTGCAGAAGGCTGGTGTGATCAAGCTCAAGCCGGAAGCCGGCATCCTCGCCACGCCGAAGGACATCGTCGAGAATCCGAAAGGCATCAAGGTGCGTGAGCTGGAAGCCGCCACCCTGCCGCGCGTGCTGAGCCAGGTCGACCTTGCCCTGATCAACACCAACTACGCCCTGGAAGCCAAGCTGAACCCGACCAAGGATGCTCTGGCCATCGAAGGCAGCGACTCGCCGTACGTGAACATCCTGGTGACCCGCGCTGACAACAAGGACAGCGACGCCGTGCAGAAACTGGTCAAGGCCCTGCATAGCGCCGAAGTGAAGCAGTTCATCGAAGAGAAGTATCAGGGCGCCGTCGTACCGGCGTTCTGA
- a CDS encoding GFA family protein: protein MNKDIGEINGACHCGGVRFHVTLSDGLHSARRCTCSYCRMRGAVAVSAELAGFRILQGENLLTTYRFNTMSATHFFCSRCGIYTHHQRRSNPSQYGVNVACLEGISPFDFTEVPVSDGIAHPSDDPSGAGPRQAGVLRFIPS from the coding sequence ATGAACAAGGATATCGGCGAGATCAACGGCGCGTGCCATTGCGGCGGTGTGCGCTTTCACGTGACCTTGAGCGATGGCCTGCACAGCGCACGGCGCTGCACCTGCTCCTACTGCCGCATGCGCGGTGCGGTGGCGGTCTCGGCCGAGCTTGCCGGCTTTCGCATCCTGCAGGGTGAAAACTTGCTGACCACCTACCGCTTCAACACCATGAGCGCGACGCACTTCTTCTGTTCGCGCTGCGGCATCTACACCCACCATCAGCGGCGTTCCAATCCCAGTCAGTACGGCGTCAATGTCGCCTGCCTGGAGGGGATCAGCCCGTTCGATTTCACTGAGGTGCCAGTCAGCGACGGCATCGCCCATCCCAGTGACGACCCTAGCGGCGCCGGGCCGCGGCAAGCCGGTGTGCTGCGCTTTATCCCGTCGTGA
- a CDS encoding LysR family transcriptional regulator translates to MLRELKTFVTVARHGTFAAAGQRVGLTQSAVSAQMRVLEQNLGVRLFDRSGRSAVLSAGGRHALPLAEQILGLYAQMAVPTALAEWQGELKIGAIATVQTGLLPEALVRFRTQAARVELKLVPGVSLDLLGQVDAGELDLAVLIRPPFELPKELMQVPLAREPFVLIVPPGLPGDDPLQLLREQPFVRYDRRSFGGRQVERFLREQRLTPREALELDELEAIVRMVECGLGVSLIPRAGLWCNRPQALRVLELGELTFHRELVATLRRAQRQPALDWLLQCLADPTYDEVSCRAEV, encoded by the coding sequence ATGCTGCGCGAGCTGAAAACCTTCGTCACCGTAGCCCGACATGGCACCTTCGCTGCTGCGGGGCAGCGTGTAGGACTGACCCAGTCTGCCGTCAGCGCGCAGATGCGCGTGCTGGAGCAGAACCTTGGCGTACGCCTGTTCGATCGCAGCGGCCGCAGCGCGGTGCTCAGTGCCGGTGGCCGCCATGCCTTGCCGTTGGCAGAACAGATACTGGGTCTTTACGCGCAGATGGCAGTGCCGACGGCGCTGGCCGAATGGCAGGGCGAACTCAAAATTGGCGCCATCGCCACTGTCCAGACAGGGCTGTTGCCTGAGGCCCTGGTGCGCTTTCGTACCCAGGCCGCACGGGTCGAGCTGAAGCTGGTGCCGGGCGTCTCGCTCGATCTGCTGGGGCAGGTGGATGCCGGTGAACTGGATCTGGCGGTACTGATCCGCCCGCCCTTCGAGTTGCCCAAGGAACTGATGCAGGTCCCTCTGGCTCGCGAACCCTTCGTGCTGATCGTGCCGCCTGGCCTGCCGGGGGACGATCCGCTGCAACTGCTGCGCGAGCAGCCCTTCGTGCGTTATGACCGCCGTTCCTTCGGCGGTCGTCAGGTCGAGCGTTTCCTCCGCGAACAACGGCTGACGCCCCGCGAGGCGCTGGAGCTGGATGAGCTGGAGGCCATCGTGCGTATGGTCGAGTGTGGGCTGGGTGTATCGCTGATACCCCGTGCCGGCTTGTGGTGTAACCGACCCCAGGCGCTACGCGTACTGGAGCTGGGTGAGCTCACCTTCCACCGCGAGTTGGTCGCGACCCTACGCCGCGCCCAGCGCCAGCCGGCGCTGGACTGGTTGCTGCAGTGCCTGGCTGATCCAACCTATGATGAGGTTTCCTGTCGAGCGGAGGTCTGA